The sequence below is a genomic window from Silene latifolia isolate original U9 population chromosome 7, ASM4854445v1, whole genome shotgun sequence.
tgctagtggcgacgaccttcttctccctgacgaggattactcggcgttcctttacgggaggttggcgtattggccggtagtggtgagtgtcTTTTGTTctgttggattttgattttcgagaattgcgacgaaagatcatcgattaacgagagccattttgcaggaggttgaggcggcgggcatcgagcccccagagtaccccgagacccttgagtacactgacgctactgggaggacgacgatctccgagctacgtgactttgacgtggctgtgacggatgctggcctagatgactggcagcatctgattcggagggtgagttcccattttgcatagttttcgtgtaagaacacatttgattgaatttgttcaattttgctGAGAATTactttgaaatgcaggtcgcgccgtcccggtttgtggcactatggagggtggccaaccggctgcgagctaccgccatcgaggcactcatcggtggtcggggtcgtcaggtatgaacctcatttgttttcttttgatttttgattattCAGTTTttgattgagttgattgacatgagtcaatttattgttgtccacaggccgatcgcgagctggagcgagagttgacccagtctcgggaggagacggctcgtttgtcgagggagctcgagtttcgggacgccgagatcgccgctcttatggcgagggttgccgagctggagggtgcccagcagtagtctgcgtggttttgtagacttgattttgaacatttttggacttgtttggggcgcaagcccccagtttacttggaCTTTTGGAATTgcttggggcgaagcccccaattgtacatttggacttgtttggggcgaagcccccagtttgcttgtacatttgcttttttgttgtatatacgccggcctgagtgccttttgctgctgggtcgtgttgtttgtacctgcaggttagcttttgaacaggtttggtagacaacggtttatgcttgtCATCATGCTTTGCcgaatttacatagaaaatcacgtaacacatacatttttatatacacatagggcctttaattagtgcaaaaatgagactcgaaaggacgtgaaaatgcaaaaattttgccggaaatgaccggacggtagggagggttacccccgaaaaaaaaagaaaaagagaaatctgtaaGTTAGCAAATGGAAAattattaagaaaatgaaatgactaagtaaaatgttgaaataaaaaagaattaaaatgaaaactaaatataaaagtgtgagaaaaatggcggaaaatgtcgatgtcgcctcgaaatgcgtgtccgcggattaaggaaacctgaagcatggtaaatatctcggatttaccaaaataaaatcccgtaggaataggaaattattcgtttatagaattaggaaagatccaaacgcggaaatcataGAAGTGAGGTTTGGAAGAGGCGCGCAagatgagctgcgtccctttgaagaggcgcaaaggtGCCGCGCTGTTCCCAAGCAGTCggttcgacggatttttggaaacaaagaattagtataaataggagcgtcgacgaagctttaaatcatataattcttccgtctcttcttcgtcgattcatacataaaaactcccaataaattttcaagagaaaattatcatcatgaatactttggagattcgcttgaaggaatggactaatgagttttcgaacattgagaaacacgatatgggtgcttataaccttgggtctttgttgagtttgaaactcattaaggttgtaaaaccgttcttggatgcttgccttgattattgggacccaaattatcatgtttttgtgttcccaggaggtgatatttgtccttttccggaggaaattgctgctattggcgggtgggactccgaacatttacctgccatcccttctactgctcaagggtataagagtaagtttagagatttgcttggacttactagactcgaggtagatcgtctcgttactccgaagggcgtgagaatagattttatagaccgattcatcaacagggccgaccctactgtttcttatgttgctaggaggagagcatttggcttctgtttgctg
It includes:
- the LOC141590084 gene encoding uncharacterized protein LOC141590084 gives rise to the protein MGRCLGEPSRPRGRRTWAGASGDDLLLPDEDYSAFLYGRLAYWPVVEVEAAGIEPPEYPETLEYTDATGRTTISELRDFDVAVTDAGLDDWQHLIRRVAPSRFVALWRVANRLRATAIEALIGGRGRQADRELERELTQSREETARLSRELEFRDAEIAALMARVAELEGAQQ